One window of the Salvia splendens isolate huo1 chromosome 1, SspV2, whole genome shotgun sequence genome contains the following:
- the LOC121798639 gene encoding caffeoylshikimate esterase-like, translating into MDTENSNVKYEEKFIVSPRGVKLFSCRWGPTDTEPKALIFLCHGYGMECSISMRGCAARLVKAGYEVHGIDCEGHGKSSGLLGLITSFDDLVYDLSDHFTNISERKENRNKLRILMGESMGGAMVLRLHRKMPAFWDGAILVAPMCKIADEIKPSPVVITILIALARIIPTWKLTPTPDIIDVAFRDPQVRHEVRSNPYTYKGRPRLQTSYQLYSASIDLEQRLQEVSLPFIVLHGKEDKVTDPSVSKTLYETARAMDKTIKLYPGMWHSLSYGELPENLDIVYTDIVNWVDQRLSVRLEEQLKSANDKNALQSESAK; encoded by the exons ATG gaTACCGAAAACAGCAACGTCAAATACGAAGAG AAATTCATAGTGAGTCCACGTGGAGTGAAGCTTTTCAGCTGCCGATGGGGACCCACAGATACAGAGCCAAAAGCTCTGATTTTCCTCTGCCATGGCTACGGCATGGAGTGTAGCATCTCCATGAGAG GCTGCGCCGCTCGACTAGTGAAGGCGGGCTATGAAGTGCACGGGATTGACTGCGAGGGCCATGGGAAATCGTCCGGCCTGCTCGGACTTATCACCAGCTTCGATGATCTCGTCTACGATCTCTCCGATCACTTCACCAATATTTCCG AGAGGAAAGAGAATAGGAATAAGCTGAGGATATTAATGGGGGAATCAATGGGAGGGGCGATGGTCCTACGCTTGCATAGAAAAATGCCTGCTTTTTGGGATGGTGCCATCCTCGTTGCTCCCATGTGTAAG ATTGCTGACGAGATAAAACCAAGCCCGGTAGTTATCACTATTTTGATCGCTTTGGCTCGCATCATCCCTACGTGGAAACTTACTCCAACTCCAGATATAATTGACGTTGCCTTTAGGGATCCACAAGTTAGACATGAG GTTAGGTCCAACCCTTACACATATAAAGGCCGACCTCGACTACAAACAAGCTACCAACTCTATTCAGCCAGCATTGATTTGGAACAAAGGCTTCAAGAG gtTTCGTTGCCGTTTATTGTTCTGCACGGGAAAGAAGATAAGGTGACGGATCCATCGGTGAGCAAAACACTATATGAAACTGCACGCGCAATGGACAAGACCATCAAGCTGTACCCGGGAATGTGGCACTCGTTGTCGTATGGCGAGCTCCCGGAAAATCTCGACATCGTGTACACGGACATCGTCAACTGGGTTGACCAAAGATTGAGCGTTAGATTGGAAGAGCAACTCAAATCTGCTAATGATAAAAATGCGCTCCAATCCGAATCTGCTAAATAA